From the Desulfobacterales bacterium genome, the window ATTAGGTCTTAAAATTAGACCCAATTATAAGGCCATATTGTACGGAAGTCAATTAAATTTGTTTATACCGCTTTCCATAATAAAGTTCCGATAAAATGAATTGTTGACTTTCTATGTATTACGATGTAATTTCATGTCACACAAACAGCTCACCAAGGAGATGAAGATGGGAAGTGCCCAAAAAAGCATGCGAATTCCTGAGAAAATGCTTAGAGAGATCCGGGCGCTCGCTTTGGAATCGGGGAAAGATTTCTCTACTATGACAAAAGAGCTGCTTGAAGAGGCGGTCAAGATGCATCGCTGTCCCGGGATTGTTTTTTCCGAAGGTGTCAGTGGAAAAAAAGCGCGAGTTGCCGGAACAGGTTTGGAAGTATTTGAGATCATTTCCAATTACAAAAGTGTTGCAGAAAATTTCGAACGGTTGAAGACCGTCTACCATTGGCTCACCGATCTGCAACTTAGAGCGGCATTGGGGTACTATCGCGCTTATCCTGATGAAATCGATGAACTTATAGATCAAAATGAGAGTTGGACCACTGACAGCATTCGAAAAAGGCACCCCATTCTCGCCGGAAGCAGCTCGTGAAATATTATCTCGATGAAGATATAAGTCCAAAGGTCTCAGCGCTTCTAAGAAAACAAAAGGTCGATGCGGTTAGCACCCATGAAGTAGGCAGGACTCAATCTTCGGATATAGAACACCTGAAATATGCGGTTTCAGAAGGCAAAGCCCTTGTCACCCGAAATAGAGACGATTTTATACGTCTTTCGGTCCGTTTTTTCAACGATTCACGGTCTCACTTCGGGGTACTGATTATTCCCCATGCGATTCCCGGCGATAATTTTTCCCTTATTGCCAAGGCCCTTGAAAAATACGCTTGTGAACATCCGAAAGGGATGGAGCCTTACACCATCGACTTTTTAGGATAAAAATTTTATGAATAATATTAGGTGAACCGCAAAGACGCCAAGAGCGCAAAGGGTGGTTTAATTCTCTTTTGGGTCCAATTCCCCGCGGCTTGCCGCGAATCGTCATTCCGACGAAAGCCGGAATCCAGAAACATAAAAGGCTAACGCCCTGCGTTCAAACCTAAACGGCGCATTCTGCGGAGTGCATACGGCGTTTGTACTTCGGTTCGGGTTTTCATATTTGTTTCGTACCCCCAAACGACGGAATAATCTTAAGTGCCCTGCCGACAACATGATCGACAATCCCCTGCAGCCAGTGCGTGCCGATTTCTGATTCTTGCGG encodes:
- a CDS encoding DUF5615 family PIN-like protein yields the protein MKYYLDEDISPKVSALLRKQKVDAVSTHEVGRTQSSDIEHLKYAVSEGKALVTRNRDDFIRLSVRFFNDSRSHFGVLIIPHAIPGDNFSLIAKALEKYACEHPKGMEPYTIDFLG